A part of Mucilaginibacter defluvii genomic DNA contains:
- a CDS encoding DASH family cryptochrome — MSERIILVWFRNDLRVHDNEILLEATRKADKVLPVYCFDPVYFTPDEHGRLKTGSFRARFLLQSVANLRDNLRKLGGELLMRCGNPAEIIPQLAAEYQVNEVYHHREVAFLETGISEEVEAALWKQKLNLKHFIGHTLYHKEDLPFPIKDIPDSFSVFKKKVERDSSVRPETDTPEKIITPEITDAGELPMLTDLGLDEPVDDPRATITFAGGECAGIAALDEYFTTNTPVKAKAARNPQAAADNTSKLSPWLALGCLSPRRVYFEVARHEGQSNSNPLILELLWRDYFRFMFKKHGKKFFDAAGFKAGAPETTAEQDALFAQWANGNTGVPYVDAAMHQLNATGYINNYARQIVAGYLVRDLKVDWTRGALYFEEKLIDYSPASNWGNWAFVAGVGNDPRENKNFITRQVSQLETKSPFIDTWLSAQEAEPAV; from the coding sequence ATGAGTGAACGGATTATACTGGTTTGGTTTAGAAATGATTTGCGTGTGCATGATAACGAGATTTTGTTAGAAGCTACTCGCAAAGCCGATAAAGTATTGCCCGTTTACTGTTTCGATCCCGTTTATTTTACGCCTGATGAGCACGGCCGTTTAAAAACCGGAAGCTTCCGTGCCCGGTTTCTGCTGCAATCGGTAGCTAACCTGCGCGATAACCTGCGTAAGCTTGGGGGCGAATTATTGATGCGCTGCGGCAACCCGGCTGAGATCATCCCGCAATTAGCTGCCGAATACCAGGTAAACGAGGTTTACCATCACCGCGAAGTAGCCTTTTTGGAAACCGGTATATCTGAAGAAGTGGAAGCCGCCCTATGGAAACAGAAACTTAACCTGAAACACTTTATCGGGCACACCTTATACCACAAAGAGGATTTGCCGTTCCCGATAAAAGATATTCCCGACAGTTTTTCGGTATTTAAAAAAAAGGTTGAGCGCGACAGCAGCGTAAGACCGGAAACCGATACGCCTGAAAAGATCATTACCCCTGAAATTACGGATGCCGGTGAACTGCCCATGCTTACCGATCTGGGACTGGATGAACCGGTTGATGACCCGCGTGCAACGATAACTTTTGCCGGGGGCGAGTGTGCGGGTATCGCCGCGCTCGACGAATATTTTACTACAAACACACCTGTTAAAGCTAAAGCCGCGCGTAACCCGCAGGCGGCCGCCGATAATACATCAAAACTATCGCCTTGGCTCGCCCTTGGCTGCCTGTCGCCGCGCAGGGTATATTTTGAAGTGGCCCGCCACGAAGGGCAAAGCAATAGTAATCCGCTGATATTAGAGCTGCTTTGGCGCGATTACTTCCGCTTTATGTTTAAAAAGCACGGAAAGAAATTTTTTGATGCAGCTGGATTTAAGGCTGGTGCGCCCGAAACCACAGCGGAGCAGGATGCTTTATTTGCGCAATGGGCAAACGGCAATACTGGCGTGCCTTATGTTGACGCCGCCATGCATCAGCTCAACGCCACAGGTTACATTAACAATTACGCCCGCCAAATAGTTGCCGGGTACCTGGTACGCGACCTGAAGGTTGACTGGACCCGCGGCGCGCTTTATTTTGAAGAAAAACTGATCGATTATTCGCCGGCCAGCAACTGGGGTAACTGGGCATTTGTAGCCGGTGTAGGCAATGATCCGCGCGAGAACAAGAACTTTATTACCCGCCAGGTATCGCAGCTCGAAACCAAAAGCCCGTTTATTGACACCTGGCTGTCTGCGCAGGAAGCTGAACCAGCCGTTTAA
- a CDS encoding DinB family protein, which translates to MIKAIEILQKPRLQLLQLIDSLDIHLLNEVPAGFNNNIAWNLGHIVAAQQGVCYLRAGLPMRISEDLYELYKPGSRPEKFISEAEIKEIRGLFTATLTQLEQDYTEGLFGNYTPWITRYGVEIKSIDDAISFLPFHDGLHHGYILAQRRALLGRQL; encoded by the coding sequence ATGATAAAAGCGATAGAAATATTGCAAAAACCCCGTTTGCAGCTGCTGCAATTAATTGATTCGCTCGACATTCACTTGCTGAACGAAGTACCGGCCGGTTTTAACAACAATATTGCCTGGAACCTGGGCCACATTGTTGCCGCTCAACAAGGCGTTTGTTACCTGCGCGCCGGGCTGCCAATGCGCATCAGTGAGGATTTGTATGAGCTTTATAAACCCGGCAGCCGCCCCGAAAAATTCATCAGCGAAGCTGAAATAAAAGAGATCCGCGGCTTGTTTACCGCTACATTAACGCAATTAGAGCAGGACTACACTGAGGGCTTATTCGGCAATTATACCCCATGGATAACCCGCTACGGCGTGGAGATAAAAAGTATTGATGATGCCATCAGTTTTTTGCCGTTTCATGATGGCCTGCATCATGGCTACATTTTAGCGCAGCGCCGTGCATTGCTGGGCAGGCAGCTTTAA